DNA from Amorphoplanes friuliensis DSM 7358:
GCACCCTCTTCGTCCGGAACGACGCCGAGCGGGCGGCCTACCTGCAGATGGCGGCCCGGAAACTCGGCGCGGAGGAGCTGGCGGGCAGACTCGCCGCACTCCCGCTGGCCCTGCCCTGGTCGGTGCCGTGGGCACGGTGGCGGACCATCACGGCCGGTGCCGGACTCATCGGTTCGCAGAACGAATATGTGCGGCGCCTCAGCGTCGGAGCACAGCTGATCGTGGCCTGCTCCGACAACAGCCTGGGTGTGTGGCGGCTGACCGCCGAGGGAATCCATCCGGTGCTGCTGCCCGAGCGGCTGCGAGGCTTGCTGTCGGCGGCACCCGTCCCCGGTGCGGTGATCACCGTCCACACTGATGGCAGCCTGCTCCGCCACGACGTCGTCTCCGGTGAGGTGCAGCCGTGGACGCCCAAGGTCGGCGTGGACCAGCTGGACTACTGCGCGCCGATCACTTTTCAGGGCCGCGACCTGCTGGTCCTAGGCGGCGCCAGCCATGTACGGCTCTGGGATCCCGTCGATGACAAGCCTGCCGGGCCGCTGATGCAGCTGCCGCCCGGCTCGTCCCTGCTCGACGCCGCGACGTGCACCGGGCGTCCGCTGGTGCTGACCGACCTGGCCGGCCGGGTGCGGGCGTTCGATCTGGCCGCGGGTGACCCCTACGGCGAGTCCTTCCTCGCCTTCGACGACACGATCGCCGATCTGGACGGTCCGGTGTGGTCGGGGGCATTGGGCGAGGCTGACGGCCATGTCGTTGCCGTTGTCGCGGGCAGAGGGGACCGGCCGATCGTCCGGTACGACCTCGACACCGGAGGTCGTCTCGGTGGCGACCTGGCCTCACCGGGCATAGCGACGATGTCCCTTGCAGTGGGGTACGGCCTGCTCGGTGCCGGGGGCGCCGACGGCCGGCTCAAGCTCTGGTCCTGGCCTGCCGGAGAACCGATCGGCCACGACGTCGCCGCACACGAGGGCGGGATCGACAGCGTCGCAGTGCTGGAACTGAACCGCGAGACCGTGGTTGTCACAGGCGGGCGCGACGGGGCCACCAGGGTCTGGTGGCCCCGCGACTCCGCCGCTCGGACGAAGGACGATCTCTCCACCGGCCAGCTGCTGAGGATGCGGGTCGGCGGCAAGGAGAGGCTCCTGGCCACGACCGGCGATGACCTGCTGCTTCTCGATCCGGGGGACGGACGCACGATCGCGACACGTCCGGCGCCGAACCGGGGTCGCGACACTCTGGGCAGGTACCTCGGTCCAGGCCCGGGCAACGTCGCGATAACAATGGCCGACGGCACTGTGCACCTGATCGACGCGGCCACACTCAAGACCCGCCGCCGGTTCACCGCTGCCGGTCCGGACGACATCGCTGCACTCGCGACGGCACCGGGCCGGGTCCTCGTGGTGACCAGGACCGGCATGCTCCAGATCTGGGACCCGGCCCGGCCACGACCGATCCGGACGGTCGAGGTCGGCCCGGGGGTGTGGAACATGGTCGCCATCAACGGGATCGCGCTGGCGCCCGGCAGGGACACCATCGCAGCTGTCGTTCTCGACACCGGGCAGCCGTCAGCCGAGCGGCTCGCGGCCGGCTGCCCGCTCAGCAGCAGTATCTACCGCATCGTGACCGGCAAGATCACCGGCCGCGGCGTCGCTGTCGGCATCGGGGCCAGCTCCCACGTGCACGTCTGGGACGCCACGAAAGGCACCTTGCTGGTGGACACAATCATCGATGACGGACACCGGATGGCCCTGAGCGACGCCGTCGTTGCACCATTGCACGGCCGGGACGTGGTGGTTACCGGGGGTTATGCGGGTGCGATCGCGATCTGGGATCTCGACGGGCGGGTCGGGGAGGTCATCGAGCTCGGTTCCCCGGTCTGGTCGCTCGCTGTTGTCGGTGGGGACACCATCGTGGCCGGTGGGCCGTCCGGGCTGATCGCGATCACCCTGGGCCGCGACGCCGTCCTGACCGACAGAGCGCGCCGCGACCTGGGTGTCCGGCTTCTCGGGAGTTAGTCGTCGAGGCTGCCCATCGTCAGGTTGACGGTGGTTCCGGTGAAGCCGCTCGCTCCGGGCGAGGCCAGGAAGACCGCCGAGCTCGCCAGTTCGTCGAGGGTCATGAGGCGGCGGGGGTGGGTGCGGCTGGCCAGGAGTTGTTGCCACTGGTCCCAGGTCATGCCGGTGGCTGCGGCGCGGGGTTCGTAGGCGTTGCGGATGGTGGGGCTGTCGGGCAGGGCTTGCGGGCGGAGGCCGACCACGCGGATGCCTTGCGGGGCGAGTTCGGCGGACAAGCTGCGGGTGAGGGATTCCTTGGCGGCCATGGCCGGGCCGTAGCCGCCGATCAGGGGCAGGCCGATGCGGGAGTGGAGGGCGGTGACCGTCATGATCACGCCCGATCGCTGGGGGATCATGCGGCGGGCCGCGAGGCGGGCGGTCAGGAAGTACGAGTTCGCGTAGTTGGTGAGTGGCAGTGTGAACTTCGCGGCGTCCAGGTCGGCCAGGGGTACGCCCAGGACGGGTGCGTCGTGGAAGCCGACCGCGTTGAACGAGATGTCGAGGCGGCCGGCCCGGTCGATCACGGTCTGGAGGTGGTCGTCGACCGCGCGCTCGTCGAGGGCGTCGACCTCCTCGGATTTGAGGCCGGCGACGGCGGACGGGCGGCGGCCGGCGGGGAAGACGTGGGCGCCCGCGTCGGCGAACGCCTGGGTGACGGCTCCGCCGATCGCGCCGCCGGCTCCGTAGATCACTGCTACCTGGTCCTTCAGCAACATGGTGTTCCTTTCGTCGACGGTGCAGACACCGGCCGGCCCGGGAACTGGTCACCGCCCAGTTCGGCGGGTCGCCGGTGTCCGTACCGGGGAAGGGGGTGGAGAGTGGAGCTGGTGACAACCGATCTGGTCTCGCGGGCGCGCGCCGGGGACGGTGAGGCGTTCCGGGCCTTGACCGCGCCGCATCAGCGGGAGCTGCATGTGCACTGCTACCGGATGCTGGGGTCGCTGCAGGATGCGGAGGACGCGCTGCAGGACACCCTGCTGGCCGCGTGGCAGGGGCTGGGGGCGTTCGAGGGCCGCGCGTCGGTGCGGACGTGGCTCTACCGGATCGCGACCAACCGGTGTCTCAACGTGCGCCGGGCGGCGAGCCGGCGGCCGGTGAAGGTCTGGGACATGCCCGGGGCCGAGATGCCCGAGCCGACGCGGCTCGGGGAGATCACCTGGCTGGAGCCCTGGCCCGACGAACTGCACGACCCCGAGGCCCGGTACGAGCAGACGGAGACCATGTCGCTGGCCTTCGTCACCGCGCTGCAGGTCCTGCCGTCGCGGCAGGTGGCGGTGCT
Protein-coding regions in this window:
- a CDS encoding SDR family NAD(P)-dependent oxidoreductase, with translation MLLKDQVAVIYGAGGAIGGAVTQAFADAGAHVFPAGRRPSAVAGLKSEEVDALDERAVDDHLQTVIDRAGRLDISFNAVGFHDAPVLGVPLADLDAAKFTLPLTNYANSYFLTARLAARRMIPQRSGVIMTVTALHSRIGLPLIGGYGPAMAAKESLTRSLSAELAPQGIRVVGLRPQALPDSPTIRNAYEPRAAATGMTWDQWQQLLASRTHPRRLMTLDELASSAVFLASPGASGFTGTTVNLTMGSLDD